One genomic region from Knoellia sp. p5-6-4 encodes:
- a CDS encoding glycerate kinase, with protein MHVLIAPDSFTGTLTATQAAEAMAEGWRRSAPHDLLTLMPLSDGGPGFIDVLATALRESRTVLTTAADPLGREVPAALLVREADDGVPTAYIESAQAAGLHLLEADERNPAVTSTWGVGQLLDAALREGAERVVVGLGGSGTNDGGAGMLASLGAGSASALARGGLALADLDDGALHGLEVVRQRFAGIELLVATDVDSPLLGFHGASAVYAPQKGASPQVAQALEAALGRFTEVVRRTLPEVPDLITGQARRLDREPGAGAAGGLGYGLMLLGGRRVSGVDEVVRAVGLPEVIGAADLVVTGEGSFDWQSLRGKVVAGVARAALEAATPAVVIAGQTLVGRREAMTLGLSGTYAVAETPEEVEAAVADPVGTLAARAARVAATWSPQR; from the coding sequence GTGCACGTGCTCATCGCGCCGGACTCCTTCACCGGCACCCTCACCGCGACGCAGGCGGCGGAGGCCATGGCCGAGGGCTGGCGGCGGTCTGCGCCACACGACCTGCTGACGCTGATGCCCCTCTCCGACGGCGGGCCGGGCTTCATCGACGTCCTCGCGACCGCCCTTCGCGAGTCCCGGACCGTGCTCACGACGGCCGCTGACCCACTCGGGCGCGAGGTGCCGGCCGCCCTGCTCGTCCGCGAGGCCGACGACGGCGTGCCCACCGCCTACATCGAGTCCGCCCAGGCGGCGGGGCTGCACCTGCTGGAGGCGGACGAGCGCAACCCGGCCGTCACGAGCACCTGGGGCGTGGGACAGCTGCTCGACGCCGCCCTGCGCGAGGGCGCCGAACGTGTCGTCGTGGGCCTCGGGGGCAGCGGCACCAACGACGGCGGCGCGGGCATGCTCGCCAGCCTGGGGGCCGGCAGCGCCAGCGCGCTGGCCCGTGGCGGACTCGCGCTCGCCGACCTCGACGACGGCGCGCTGCACGGCCTCGAGGTGGTGCGTCAGCGCTTCGCCGGCATCGAGCTGCTCGTCGCCACCGACGTGGACTCGCCCCTGCTGGGCTTCCACGGCGCCTCGGCCGTCTACGCCCCGCAGAAGGGCGCCTCGCCGCAGGTCGCCCAGGCGCTCGAGGCAGCCCTCGGCCGCTTCACCGAGGTGGTGCGCCGCACGCTGCCGGAGGTGCCGGACCTGATCACCGGCCAGGCGCGCCGCCTCGACCGCGAGCCCGGGGCCGGTGCTGCCGGAGGGCTGGGCTACGGGCTGATGCTGCTCGGCGGGCGCCGGGTCAGCGGCGTCGACGAGGTGGTCCGTGCCGTCGGCCTGCCGGAGGTGATCGGCGCCGCCGACCTCGTCGTGACGGGGGAGGGCAGCTTCGACTGGCAGAGCCTGCGTGGCAAGGTCGTCGCCGGCGTCGCCCGGGCCGCGCTCGAGGCGGCCACTCCAGCGGTCGTCATCGCCGGACAGACCCTGGTCGGGCGCCGTGAGGCCATGACGCTCGGCCTTTCCGGCACGTATGCCGTGGCCGAGACCCCCGAGGAGGTCGAGGCGGCGGTGGCAGACCCGGTGGGCACCCTGGCGGCCCGTGCAGCCCGGGTGGCGGCCACCTGGTCACCCCAGCGCTGA